From Chryseotalea sp. WA131a:
GTGACAAACTCCTTCGTCTTTTGTTTGCGGCTGCCGGTCAGAAGCCAAGCTGCCAATAAGGCGCCACCTGCTACTCCCAGTCCGATGGCAATTTTTTTGTTCGTGCTCATATCTACATTAACTGATTTTTAAAATTATTTGTTTCAAACTCAATAAAAAAAGTACTTGCAAAAAATTTTTTTTCTTCAACTAAAACGTATCCGGCCATTGAATTCGTACCTCCTTATACCAAAATGTTCTCATCTGGTTGGCACCGCATCACAATTATCCTCTTCCAAAAGCATTAGTAACCGTGCTCAGATTTTAAAAGCACTCAGCGGCAATCAATCGGTTGTAAGCAATCTATCAGATGCACGTGATACCCAACTGATGATGGCCGCGCTTGAAAACGCAGAAAAGACAATCGATGTAAAAGATGCCGGCACCACCATGCGTTTTCTTACGGCCTTCTTTGCCCTTACGGGGAAAAACAAACTACTCACTGGCACAGCCAGAATGAAAGAACGCCCTATTGGCTTGCTGGTAGATGCTTTGCGAAAACTAGGTGCTAACATCGATTACATAGAGAATGAAGGATTTCCACCGATTGAAATAAAAGGGTTTGGCGAGCAACTAACCAACCAGATTGAAATGCCTGGAAACATTAGCAGCCAGTACATCTCTGCGTTGATGATGACTGCCCCAAAGTTGCCACAGGGATTAACCATTTCCCTTTCTGGGAAGGTAGGCAGCGTCCCTTACATTTTGATGACGGCTGCTTTGATGAAAGAGTTTGGTGTAGAATGCAAAGCTGATTGGGTTGCCAATCGAATTGAGATACCCCACCAAAGCTATTCCCCTACTCGCTACACCGTAGAAGCCGATTGGTCTTCTGCCAGCTATTGGTTTGGATTTACCGCCTTGGCCAAAGAAGCCGAAATCACATTGCCCAACATTTCAGAAAAATCACTTCAAGGCGATCGGGTGATCGTAGAGATTATGGACAAATTGGGTGTATTGACAACTTTCAAGGATGGATCCATGCAGCTTTCCAAAAAAGAAGCAGTCAAAAACTTGGCTTGGGATTTTAAAGATTGCCCCGACCTAGCCCAAACCGTTTTTCCTGTATGTGCCGCAAAAGGAATCAGCGGAGAATTTACTGGCTTGGAAAGCCTGCGCATCAAAGAAACCGACCGCATTGCTGCCCTTCAAAATGAACTAGCTAAAATAGGTGCAACGTTGACCGAACCGACCCTTGGGAGTTGGAGGCTAGAGGTTCGAGGTTCGAGGTTAGACAGGGTTTCATCCTTCCAACTTCCAACTTCCAGCATCGAAATAAACACCTACCATGACCACCGTATGGCGATGGGCTTTGCCCCGTGGGCAACTTTAATGAACTTAAAAATAGAAGCACCCGAAGTGGTGAACAAATCATATCCGGGCTTTTGGGAAGATATGAAAAGTGTGGGGTTTAATCTTTCTTCACCCGTTTAGCAAGCTGCTGGTGTGGCAACTCAACTGTTGGTTTCTTTCCTTCTTTCAATTTATTCTTTTGGGCAAGGCGTATGTTGTAGCGAATCACCTTCCAATAATCAGCGCCATAGCCGACCAAAATCTCCGCGCCCTTAGGTATGTCTTTGCTTGCTTCTATGTAGCAGTGTTTTTTTTCAGTCACGTACTCTGAATTGTTTCGCACGCCCTTTATGCGGGTGATGCCGAGTGC
This genomic window contains:
- a CDS encoding 3-phosphoshikimate 1-carboxyvinyltransferase, with the protein product MVGTASQLSSSKSISNRAQILKALSGNQSVVSNLSDARDTQLMMAALENAEKTIDVKDAGTTMRFLTAFFALTGKNKLLTGTARMKERPIGLLVDALRKLGANIDYIENEGFPPIEIKGFGEQLTNQIEMPGNISSQYISALMMTAPKLPQGLTISLSGKVGSVPYILMTAALMKEFGVECKADWVANRIEIPHQSYSPTRYTVEADWSSASYWFGFTALAKEAEITLPNISEKSLQGDRVIVEIMDKLGVLTTFKDGSMQLSKKEAVKNLAWDFKDCPDLAQTVFPVCAAKGISGEFTGLESLRIKETDRIAALQNELAKIGATLTEPTLGSWRLEVRGSRLDRVSSFQLPTSSIEINTYHDHRMAMGFAPWATLMNLKIEAPEVVNKSYPGFWEDMKSVGFNLSSPV
- a CDS encoding SET domain-containing protein, translating into MALLEKFLLVKKSTLPGAGKGLFTKIDIKKGTRIVEYKGQKVTWKEVEKMADDRNGYVFYFTAKHCIDAWKTNKSVAHFANDALGITRIKGVRNNSEYVTEKKHCYIEASKDIPKGAEILVGYGADYWKVIRYNIRLAQKNKLKEGKKPTVELPHQQLAKRVKKD